Part of the Streptomyces marianii genome, TTCATGTCCGCCGGCGCCTGGTCAGCCGAAACGGTGTGCCGGTCCACCTCAGCAGCTCGTACTACCCGGCCTACGTGATTGCTGCCGCTCCGGAGCTTGCCGAACCGGTGTCGACGGGCGGATCCCGCGAGCTGGCGGCGGAGCGCCTCGGGGTGGCCCAGGATCACGTCCTGGAAGAGGTCACCTCGCGCCTCGCCTCGGAAACCGAGAAGGCCGCCCTCGGCCTTACCGCCGGGGACGTAGTTGTGACCCAGGTAGTTCGCACGGTCCACCTGACAGACGGGCGAGTAGTCGAGGTGGCCGTCAAAATCGCTGGAGGGGCAACAATCCTCCGATGGGCCACATCACTGAACAATCAGGGGGGCCGTGAGAACGCCGAGTAAACACAACCAAGGCGTGTCGACCAGAATCGAAGAATCGGCCGAAGTTCGGGTTTCCGGTAAAGCGAT contains:
- a CDS encoding GntR family transcriptional regulator; the encoded protein is MPENVGYAEIAAHYRQQIQDGDLRPGDTMPSLRQVCERFGVANTTANRAFRVLKMEGLTIPKAGVGTIVAGPISNNIATRVRLHESTGKALGGGEVSRILEIGTVGADELVAPRLDVAPGTPVHVRRRLVSRNGVPVHLSSSYYPAYVIAAAPELAEPVSTGGSRELAAERLGVAQDHVLEEVTSRLASETEKAALGLTAGDVVVTQVVRTVHLTDGRVVEVAVKIAGGATILRWATSLNNQGGRENAE